The Ornithinibacillus sp. 4-3 region AGTATTAGCTTGCTTTATATCTAATTATCCTGAAATACATTCTTTTTATGCTTTAAACCCCATATGCATTGCAGCTACTCCACCAGAATAGCTTTTTATATGAACTTTTGAGAATCCAACCTGTTCAAACATCTCTTTTAATTTTTTCTTATCTGGAAATGATTTTGCTGATTCATGAAGCCATGCATATTCTTTATAGCTTTTTGCAAATACCTTTCCTAGTACAGGCATGATGAATCGGAAATAAAAATAATATAATTGCCTATATCCAATTAATGTTGGCTGAGAAGTTTCTAAACAGATTACTTTCCCACCAGGTTTAACAACACGGTAAAGTTCGCTTAAAACAGTTATATAATCTGGCACATTTCTAAGGCCAAAGCCTATGGTTACATAATCGAATGTATTATCTTCAAATGGTAGCTCCATCGCATTTCCATGAACAAACTGCAATTGCTCAAAGGGACGATCACTTTGTGCTTTTCGATCTTCAGCAACTTTCAGCATGTTTTTACTAAAGTCTAAACCAATAACTTCCCCTGTTGGTCCTACCTGGTCTGCTAATGCAAATGACCAATCACCAGTTCCACAGCAAACATCTAAAGCTTTTTCGCCTTCTTGTACTTCCATTCGCTTCATAACATCCTTACGCCAAGCTACATGACGATTAAACGAGATAATGGAATTCAATAAATCATAGCGATCTGAGATTTTTTCAAACACATGATGTACACGTTCTTCTTTTGTTTGTTCTTGCATTACATTAACCTTCTTCCACATGTGCTACTAATGGATTTAGTATGCTTTGTATATTTTCGTGTAGTGCCGAAAGCTGAAAAGAAGATGGAAAAA contains the following coding sequences:
- the menG gene encoding demethylmenaquinone methyltransferase, with the protein product MQEQTKEERVHHVFEKISDRYDLLNSIISFNRHVAWRKDVMKRMEVQEGEKALDVCCGTGDWSFALADQVGPTGEVIGLDFSKNMLKVAEDRKAQSDRPFEQLQFVHGNAMELPFEDNTFDYVTIGFGLRNVPDYITVLSELYRVVKPGGKVICLETSQPTLIGYRQLYYFYFRFIMPVLGKVFAKSYKEYAWLHESAKSFPDKKKLKEMFEQVGFSKVHIKSYSGGVAAMHMGFKA